A single genomic interval of Armigeres subalbatus isolate Guangzhou_Male chromosome 1, GZ_Asu_2, whole genome shotgun sequence harbors:
- the LOC134205588 gene encoding two pore potassium channel protein sup-9, with protein sequence MNRQRSSVRSRGSSSTTTSDPREKVKDCCRKFIAFMCTQVGVGGLIVVYALVGAASFMSIETQEPNPLIEYVANLRRNCAAELWDVTEQHNLFNSSIWQLEADIVLKRYQDDFADAIKKGYDGRHPEEVWNFPAALMFCLAVFTMIGYGNMVPRTAWGKGATVIYATFGIPLYILYFMNMGKVLASTFKWLYTWLHECSHNQDDDMHIEDGSGVPQRKRIIVPTTACLWVISIYIATGTIMFAEWEKWTYLDSAYFCVTSLCKIGIGDLVPGANILDSQSGKPTKLVINFVYMLLGMGVVAMCYILMREEVRIKMQEIKEDTRLCLEDMSAKFAKCFGNSKESQYYD encoded by the coding sequence ATGAATCGCCAGAGATCGTCGGTGAGGAGCCGGGGATCCTCCTCGACGACCACCAGCGATCCGCGCGAAAAAGTGAAAGATTGCTGTCGGAAGTTTATCGCATTTATGTGCACCCAAGTCGGTGTCGGCGGGCTGATTGTAGTGTACGCTTTGGTTGGTGCGGCGAGCTTCATGTCCATCGAGACCCAGGAACCGAATCCTCTGATTGAATATGTGGCGAATTTGCGACGGAACTGTGCGGCTGAATTGTGGGACGTGACGGAGCAGCATAACTTATTCAACAGTTCCATCTGGCAGTTGGAAGCGGATATTGTGCTGAAACGATACCAGGATGACTTTGCAGATGCTATCAAGAAAGGATACGATGGTCGACATCCGGAAGAGGTGTGGAACTTTCCGGCGGCACTAATGTTCTGTTTGGCTGTTTTCACTATGATCGGTTACGGAAATATGGTTCCCCGGACGGCTTGGGGCAAAGGGGCCACTGTCATCTACGCCACATTCGGAATACCGCTGTATATTCTTTACTTCATGAACATGGGGAAAGTGCTGGCATCTACCTTCAAATGGCTATATACATGGCTCCACGAGTGTAGCCACAATCAAGATGACGATATGCACATAGAAGACGGAAGTGGTGTCCCGCAGAGAAAACGAATCATTGTGCCGACGACCGCGTGTCTGTGGGTCATTTCGATCTACATCGCGACCGGGACGATCATGTTTGCCGAGTGGGAAAAGTGGACCTATCTTGATTCGGCTTACTTCTGTGTGACCAGTTTGTGTAAGATCGGGATCGGAGACCTCGTCCCAGGTGCCAACATATTGGACTCTCAAAGCGGAAAGCCAACAAAGCTGGTGATAAATTTCGTATACATGCTCCTTGGGATGGGAGTGGTGGCCATGTGTTATATTTTGATGCGCGAGGAGGTGCGAATCAAAATGCAGGAAATCAAAGAAGATACTCGACTGTGTTTGGAGGACATGAGTGCTAAGTTTGCAAAGTGTTTTGGAAATAGTAAGGAGTCTCAATATTACGATTGA